The genomic window TATAGTCTCCTAAAAGATTCTGAAGGCACATTTGGCCACCAGCTGCCACTACATCATAAATACAAATCATGACTCACAAGTAGATTATGAGCCTTCATTGTGTTTACTATGAGAGAtttttgattgttctttcctttcttctctcatgATATCTCTAGATGGGCCCCCGCAACACTCCAAAATCATGTCTCTCTATGACACAGTCCTGGGGATCATCTTCCTTTCTCAGACTGGAGTTGGAGTCCTGGGCAACTCCTTACTCCTCTGCTTTCCTTTCTTTAGCAGCCACAGTTCAAGGCTATTGGACCCCATTCTGGTCCAACTAACACTGACTAACACCATAGTGCTCCTCTCTAAAGGATGCCCACTAGTAAATTTCTATTTGGGGGATGTTTATTTCCTGGGAAACTTAGGCTGTCAAATGGTATTTTACTTCCAAAGGATGAGCCGGGGCCTTGCTGCCTGTACCACGTGTCTCCTGAGTATCTTTCAGGCTGTCACTATTAGTCCCAGCAGCTCTAGGTTGGCCAAACACAAAGTCAGAGTTCTGAAGCTCATCAGGCCCTCGTGTCTCCTCTCTTGGATATTCAACGTGATCATAGAAGTAAACGTGCCCTTTCATATAACTGGATCAAAGAGGATCAACAGCAGCCACACAGGGGGATTTGAAGTCCTTTATTGCTACTGGGAAAAGGTGTTAAAGGAAGTAACCATCCTGCCCTCCCTGCGAGACATCCTTTGTGTTGGAGGCATGGTCTGGGCCAGCGGCTACATAATAGTTCTGCTGTACAGACATCAACGGAAAGTCCAGCACATTCACCGCAGGAGCCTCTCACAGAAAACTTCTCCAGAGATCAGGGCCACCCAAACCATCCTGCTGCTGCTGAGCATCTTTGTTTCTGCTTACTGCATCAGCTGTAGCTTTGCACTATACAAAGTGTACAAGATTCATTCTGGTGACTGGTTGGTGGTCGTGTCTACTTT from Monodelphis domestica isolate mMonDom1 chromosome 4, mMonDom1.pri, whole genome shotgun sequence includes these protein-coding regions:
- the monDomV1R1290 gene encoding vomeronasal 1 receptor monDomV1R1290 codes for the protein MSLYDTVLGIIFLSQTGVGVLGNSLLLCFPFFSSHSSRLLDPILVQLTLTNTIVLLSKGCPLVNFYLGDVYFLGNLGCQMVFYFQRMSRGLAACTTCLLSIFQAVTISPSSSRLAKHKVRVLKLIRPSCLLSWIFNVIIEVNVPFHITGSKRINSSHTGGFEVLYCYWEKVLKEVTILPSLRDILCVGGMVWASGYIIVLLYRHQRKVQHIHRRSLSQKTSPEIRATQTILLLLSIFVSAYCISCSFALYKVYKIHSGDWLVVVSTFTALCFPTISPFLLIHRDTQIFRSCCASWQKPSLHS